Proteins from a genomic interval of Labrus mixtus chromosome 24, fLabMix1.1, whole genome shotgun sequence:
- the cab39l gene encoding calcium-binding protein 39-like: MPLFGKSHKNPADIVRTLKENLAILVKQDKKTDKASEEVSKCLVSMKEILYGSNDKEPHTETVAQLAQELYNSGLLISLVENLQVIDFEGKKDVCQIFNNILRRQIGTRSPTVEYFCSHQEVLFILLKGYETPQVALNCGIMLRECIRHEPLAKIVLHSDHFNSFFSYVEMSTFDIASDAFATFKDLLTRHKVLVAEYLEQNYDAVFADYEKLLHSENYVTKRQSLKLLGELLLDRHNFTVMTRYISKPENLKLMMNLLRDKSPNIQFEAFHVFKVFVANPNKTQPIVDILLKNQTKLIDFLSGFQKDRTDDEQFNDEKTYLIKQIRDLKKPAS; the protein is encoded by the exons ATGCCGCTGTTTGGTAAATCCCACAAGAATCCGGCGGACATCGTCAGGACTCTGAAGGAGAACCTGGCCATCCTGGTCAAACAGGACAAGAAGACAGACAAG GCGTCTGAGGAGGTGTCCAAGTGTTTGGTGTCCATGAAGGAGATCCTGTACGGCAGCAACGACAAGGAGCCTCACACTGAGACGGTGGCTCAGCTGGCTCAGGAGCTCTACAACAGCGGCCTGCTCATTTCACTGGTAGAAAACCTGCAGGTCATAGACTTCGAG gggaaGAAGGACGTGTGTCAGATCTTTAACAACATCCTGAGGAGGCAGATCGGCACGAGGAGTCCAACTGTTGAATATTTCTGTTCCCACCAAGAAGTCCTCTTTATCCTGCTCAaagg GTACGAGACCCCTCAGGTAGCGTTGAATTGTGGGATCATGCTGAGGGAGTGCATCCGCCACGAGCCGCTCGCCAAGATCGTCCTCCACTCGGATCACTTCAACAGTTTCTTCAGCTACGTGGAGATGTCCACCTTCGACATCGCGTCTGACGCCTTCGCCACCTTCAAG GATCTCCTGACGAGACACAAAGTGCTGGTGGCCGAGTACCTCGAACAGAACTACGACGCT GTGTTTGCGGACTACGAGAAGCTTCTGCACTCCGAGAACTACGTCACCAAGAGGCAGTCACTCAAG CTTCTGGGCGAGCTGTTGTTGGACCGACACAACTTCACGGTGATGACGCGCTACATCAGCAAACCGGAGAATCTGAAGCTGATGATGAATCTGCTCAGAGACAAGAGTCCAAACATCCAATTTGAGGCCTTCCACGTCTTCAAG GTTTTTGTAGCGAACCCCAACAAGACGCAGCCCATCGTCGACATCCTGCTCAAGAACCAGACCAAACTAATCGACTTCCTGAGCGGCTTCCAGAAGGATCGCACGGACGACGAGCAGTTCAACGACGAGAAGACCTACCTAATCAAACAGATCAGGGATCTGAAGAAACCGGCGTCCTAG
- the cdadc1 gene encoding cytidine and dCMP deaminase domain-containing protein 1 isoform X2 yields the protein MEGTEGRYRAEPGRTRPGRDMCDSSTQTDSRAQGHGPRLSKVNLFTLLSLWMELYPQEEAEEEEDQSQLESGVCQIRRLGLAVVRDGKVVGLHCSGPELHAGQSAIIQHGPRLADCQLYFSRRPCATCLKMIVNTGVSQISFWPGDPEISMLRSNSHNPPGGISEEAALDAVASEKLKSNSRPHVCVLLQPLAPGLAQFIDETSRECDFMERVRDDEPGEDTHQLYNRERLRHLKDFSRLFLVETSQQHREILTHMGLENFCVEPYFSNLRNNMRELVEVLSAVAAGVPTQHYGFYREQHPTSDLSQSAPPLLQEGLSQEEARHCVVQARLLSYRTEDHKVGVGAVIWAKRQTAGSDGTGRLYLVGCGYNAYPAGSQYAEYPQMDNKQEDRQRRKYRYIIHAEQNALTFRTREIKADEHTLLFVTKCPCDECVPLIRGAGVTHIYTTDQDRDKDKGDISYLRFSSLKDVSKFITVTSESTAERPSRRAAAARSFAPTDSKTRRRTENQIHQKKKSKSHF from the exons ATGGAGGGAACCGAGGGACGATACCGAGCCGAACCGGGCCGAACAAGGCCAGGTCGGGATATGTGTGACAGCAGTACACAGACTGACAGCAGAGCACAAG GTCATGGCCCGAGGCTATCAAAGGTAAACCTGTTCACCTTGTTGAGCTTGTGGATGGAGCTTTATCCACAGGAGgaagctgaagaagaagaagaccagAGTCAG TTAGAATCTGGTGTGTGTCAGATCCGCAGGCTGGGTCTGGCGGTGGTGCGGGACGGTAAAGTTGTTGGACTCCATTGTTCAGGACCGGAGCTCCACGCGGGACAGTCTGCCATCATCCAACATGGCCCCCGCCTCGCTGACTGTCAGTTATACTTCTCCAGGAGACCCTGCGCTACCTGCCTAAAGATGATCGTCAACA CTGGAGTCAGTCAGATCTCCTTCTGGCCAGGAGACCCTGAAATCAGCATGCTGAGGTCAAACTCCCACAATCCACCTGGCGGCATCTCAGAGGAGGCCGCGCTGGACGCCGTGGCGTCAGAGAAGCTGAAGTCTAACAGCCGTCCTCACGTCTGCGTGCTGCTGCAGCCGCTGGCTCCCGGCCTGGCTCAGTTCATCGACGAGACGTCCAGAGAGTGTGACTTcatggagagagtgagggacGATGAACCCGGGGAGGACACACACCAGCTCTACAACAG AGAGCGGCTGAGACACCTGAAGGATTTCTCCCGTCTCTTCCTGGTGGAGACGTctcagcagcacagagagatcTTAACCCACATGGGCCTTGAAAACTTCTGCGTGGAGCCGTACTTCTCCAACCTGAGAAACAACATGAGGGAGCTGGTGGAGGTCCTGTCTGCGGTGGCTGCAGGGGTGCCAACGCAACACTACGGCTTCTACAG GGAGCAGCATCCAACATCGGATCTGTCACAGTCTGCACCTCCTCTTCTCCAGGAGGGACTGTCCCAGGAAGAGGCCCGACACTGTGTCGTCCAAGCCAGACTTCTGTCTTACAGAACAG agGACCATAAAGTGGGAGTGGGCGCTGTCATCTGGGCCAAACGACAGACG GCCGGCAGTGATGGAACGGGACGACTCTACCTCGTTGGTTGCGGGTACAACGCGTACCCAGCAGGCTCTCAGTACGCCGAGTACCCGCAGATGGACAACAAGCAGGAGGACCGGCAGAGACGCAAATACAGATACATCATCCACGCCGAGCAGAACGCCCTCACATTCAG GACTCGAGAGATCAAAGCAGACGAGCACACCTTGCTGTTTGTGACTAAATGTCCGTGTGACGAGTGTGTCCCGCTGATCAGAGGAGCCGGCGTCACACACATCTACACCACCGACcaggacagagacaaagacaagggAGACATCTCCTACCTGAGGTTCAGCAGCCTGAAGGACGTCAGCAAGTTCATC ACGGTCACATCGGAAAGCACAGCAGAGAGGCCGAGCCggagagctgcagcagcaagAAGCTTTGCACCAACAGACTCAAAGACTCGCAGACGAACTGAAAATCAgatacaccaaaaaaaaaaatcaaaatcacatttttaa
- the cdadc1 gene encoding cytidine and dCMP deaminase domain-containing protein 1 isoform X1 — translation MEGTEGRYRAEPGRTRPGRDMCDSSTQTDSRAQGHGPRLSKVNLFTLLSLWMELYPQEEAEEEEDQSQLESGVCQIRRLGLAVVRDGKVVGLHCSGPELHAGQSAIIQHGPRLADCQLYFSRRPCATCLKMIVNTGVSQISFWPGDPEISMLRSNSHNPPGGISEEAALDAVASEKLKSNSRPHVCVLLQPLAPGLAQFIDETSRECDFMERVRDDEPGEDTHQLYNRERLRHLKDFSRLFLVETSQQHREILTHMGLENFCVEPYFSNLRNNMRELVEVLSAVAAGVPTQHYGFYREQHPTSDLSQSAPPLLQEGLSQEEARHCVVQARLLSYRTEDHKVGVGAVIWAKRQTAGSDGTGRLYLVGCGYNAYPAGSQYAEYPQMDNKQEDRQRRKYRYIIHAEQNALTFRTREIKADEHTLLFVTKCPCDECVPLIRGAGVTHIYTTDQDRDKDKGDISYLRFSSLKDVSKFIWQRSQSLYSSSSARLVNGHIGKHSREAEPESCSSKKLCTNRLKDSQTN, via the exons ATGGAGGGAACCGAGGGACGATACCGAGCCGAACCGGGCCGAACAAGGCCAGGTCGGGATATGTGTGACAGCAGTACACAGACTGACAGCAGAGCACAAG GTCATGGCCCGAGGCTATCAAAGGTAAACCTGTTCACCTTGTTGAGCTTGTGGATGGAGCTTTATCCACAGGAGgaagctgaagaagaagaagaccagAGTCAG TTAGAATCTGGTGTGTGTCAGATCCGCAGGCTGGGTCTGGCGGTGGTGCGGGACGGTAAAGTTGTTGGACTCCATTGTTCAGGACCGGAGCTCCACGCGGGACAGTCTGCCATCATCCAACATGGCCCCCGCCTCGCTGACTGTCAGTTATACTTCTCCAGGAGACCCTGCGCTACCTGCCTAAAGATGATCGTCAACA CTGGAGTCAGTCAGATCTCCTTCTGGCCAGGAGACCCTGAAATCAGCATGCTGAGGTCAAACTCCCACAATCCACCTGGCGGCATCTCAGAGGAGGCCGCGCTGGACGCCGTGGCGTCAGAGAAGCTGAAGTCTAACAGCCGTCCTCACGTCTGCGTGCTGCTGCAGCCGCTGGCTCCCGGCCTGGCTCAGTTCATCGACGAGACGTCCAGAGAGTGTGACTTcatggagagagtgagggacGATGAACCCGGGGAGGACACACACCAGCTCTACAACAG AGAGCGGCTGAGACACCTGAAGGATTTCTCCCGTCTCTTCCTGGTGGAGACGTctcagcagcacagagagatcTTAACCCACATGGGCCTTGAAAACTTCTGCGTGGAGCCGTACTTCTCCAACCTGAGAAACAACATGAGGGAGCTGGTGGAGGTCCTGTCTGCGGTGGCTGCAGGGGTGCCAACGCAACACTACGGCTTCTACAG GGAGCAGCATCCAACATCGGATCTGTCACAGTCTGCACCTCCTCTTCTCCAGGAGGGACTGTCCCAGGAAGAGGCCCGACACTGTGTCGTCCAAGCCAGACTTCTGTCTTACAGAACAG agGACCATAAAGTGGGAGTGGGCGCTGTCATCTGGGCCAAACGACAGACG GCCGGCAGTGATGGAACGGGACGACTCTACCTCGTTGGTTGCGGGTACAACGCGTACCCAGCAGGCTCTCAGTACGCCGAGTACCCGCAGATGGACAACAAGCAGGAGGACCGGCAGAGACGCAAATACAGATACATCATCCACGCCGAGCAGAACGCCCTCACATTCAG GACTCGAGAGATCAAAGCAGACGAGCACACCTTGCTGTTTGTGACTAAATGTCCGTGTGACGAGTGTGTCCCGCTGATCAGAGGAGCCGGCGTCACACACATCTACACCACCGACcaggacagagacaaagacaagggAGACATCTCCTACCTGAGGTTCAGCAGCCTGAAGGACGTCAGCAAGTTCATC TGGCAGAGGAGCCAGTCACTCTACTCCTCGTCTTCTGCTCGCCTCGTCA ACGGTCACATCGGAAAGCACAGCAGAGAGGCCGAGCCggagagctgcagcagcaagAAGCTTTGCACCAACAGACTCAAAGACTCGCAGACGAACTGA
- the cdadc1 gene encoding cytidine and dCMP deaminase domain-containing protein 1 isoform X3: MEGTEGRYRAEPGRTRPGRDMCDSSTQTDSRAQGHGPRLSKVNLFTLLSLWMELYPQEEAEEEEDQSQIRRLGLAVVRDGKVVGLHCSGPELHAGQSAIIQHGPRLADCQLYFSRRPCATCLKMIVNTGVSQISFWPGDPEISMLRSNSHNPPGGISEEAALDAVASEKLKSNSRPHVCVLLQPLAPGLAQFIDETSRECDFMERVRDDEPGEDTHQLYNRERLRHLKDFSRLFLVETSQQHREILTHMGLENFCVEPYFSNLRNNMRELVEVLSAVAAGVPTQHYGFYREQHPTSDLSQSAPPLLQEGLSQEEARHCVVQARLLSYRTEDHKVGVGAVIWAKRQTAGSDGTGRLYLVGCGYNAYPAGSQYAEYPQMDNKQEDRQRRKYRYIIHAEQNALTFRTREIKADEHTLLFVTKCPCDECVPLIRGAGVTHIYTTDQDRDKDKGDISYLRFSSLKDVSKFIWQRSQSLYSSSSARLVNGHIGKHSREAEPESCSSKKLCTNRLKDSQTN, encoded by the exons ATGGAGGGAACCGAGGGACGATACCGAGCCGAACCGGGCCGAACAAGGCCAGGTCGGGATATGTGTGACAGCAGTACACAGACTGACAGCAGAGCACAAG GTCATGGCCCGAGGCTATCAAAGGTAAACCTGTTCACCTTGTTGAGCTTGTGGATGGAGCTTTATCCACAGGAGgaagctgaagaagaagaagaccagAGTCAG ATCCGCAGGCTGGGTCTGGCGGTGGTGCGGGACGGTAAAGTTGTTGGACTCCATTGTTCAGGACCGGAGCTCCACGCGGGACAGTCTGCCATCATCCAACATGGCCCCCGCCTCGCTGACTGTCAGTTATACTTCTCCAGGAGACCCTGCGCTACCTGCCTAAAGATGATCGTCAACA CTGGAGTCAGTCAGATCTCCTTCTGGCCAGGAGACCCTGAAATCAGCATGCTGAGGTCAAACTCCCACAATCCACCTGGCGGCATCTCAGAGGAGGCCGCGCTGGACGCCGTGGCGTCAGAGAAGCTGAAGTCTAACAGCCGTCCTCACGTCTGCGTGCTGCTGCAGCCGCTGGCTCCCGGCCTGGCTCAGTTCATCGACGAGACGTCCAGAGAGTGTGACTTcatggagagagtgagggacGATGAACCCGGGGAGGACACACACCAGCTCTACAACAG AGAGCGGCTGAGACACCTGAAGGATTTCTCCCGTCTCTTCCTGGTGGAGACGTctcagcagcacagagagatcTTAACCCACATGGGCCTTGAAAACTTCTGCGTGGAGCCGTACTTCTCCAACCTGAGAAACAACATGAGGGAGCTGGTGGAGGTCCTGTCTGCGGTGGCTGCAGGGGTGCCAACGCAACACTACGGCTTCTACAG GGAGCAGCATCCAACATCGGATCTGTCACAGTCTGCACCTCCTCTTCTCCAGGAGGGACTGTCCCAGGAAGAGGCCCGACACTGTGTCGTCCAAGCCAGACTTCTGTCTTACAGAACAG agGACCATAAAGTGGGAGTGGGCGCTGTCATCTGGGCCAAACGACAGACG GCCGGCAGTGATGGAACGGGACGACTCTACCTCGTTGGTTGCGGGTACAACGCGTACCCAGCAGGCTCTCAGTACGCCGAGTACCCGCAGATGGACAACAAGCAGGAGGACCGGCAGAGACGCAAATACAGATACATCATCCACGCCGAGCAGAACGCCCTCACATTCAG GACTCGAGAGATCAAAGCAGACGAGCACACCTTGCTGTTTGTGACTAAATGTCCGTGTGACGAGTGTGTCCCGCTGATCAGAGGAGCCGGCGTCACACACATCTACACCACCGACcaggacagagacaaagacaagggAGACATCTCCTACCTGAGGTTCAGCAGCCTGAAGGACGTCAGCAAGTTCATC TGGCAGAGGAGCCAGTCACTCTACTCCTCGTCTTCTGCTCGCCTCGTCA ACGGTCACATCGGAAAGCACAGCAGAGAGGCCGAGCCggagagctgcagcagcaagAAGCTTTGCACCAACAGACTCAAAGACTCGCAGACGAACTGA